One genomic segment of Clostridium saccharoperbutylacetonicum N1-4(HMT) includes these proteins:
- the htpG gene encoding molecular chaperone HtpG — MIKENGNISIDTENIFPIIKKWLYSDKDIFIREVISNACDAISKFQRLVSLGEANNNGDDIYKVTVSVNKEKKTLKFIDNGIGMTEEEVKKYINQVAFSGATDFMEKYKDKMDEGKDIIGHFGLGFYSTFMVSTKVQIDTQSYKEGAESVRWECSGGTEYEIAPSEERKTRGTTITLFIDDESTEFLEEYKVREIIKKYCSFLPTEIYLEDENKPKEEPKYETKKNEDGTEYQELVEPEAPKPLNDTNPLWVKAPKDCTDEEYKDFYRKVFMDFNEPLFWIHLNVDYPFNLKGILYFPKLTHEFEATEGQVKLYNNQVFVADNIKEVIPEFLLLLKGTIDCPDLPLNVSRSFLQNDKEVSKISNHIVKKVADKLVDLFKNSREEFNKFWPDIQIFIKYGCLRDPKFYDKIKEIVIFKNLKGEFVTLKDYLEANKEKHENKVFYANDEKQQSQYIKMFKEYDLDAVILDCSLDDHFISFLEMHEAGVKFNRIDSDISDTLGSKTDENDETAKALNKEIEELFKTSLGDKIKNLSVEGLKNEETPALILVSEESRRMAQMSKMYAKSGMSFPGMFDEEKTLVINNNNAIIKKLLEVYKDDGKKDEVKFICEHILDLAKIANKELDASEMDEFIKRNNQLLSKVILL; from the coding sequence ATGATAAAAGAAAATGGTAATATTTCAATTGATACTGAGAACATATTTCCTATTATTAAGAAATGGCTATACTCTGATAAAGACATATTTATAAGAGAAGTAATAAGCAATGCATGTGATGCAATTAGTAAATTTCAAAGGTTAGTTTCTCTTGGAGAGGCAAATAACAATGGAGATGATATATATAAGGTTACAGTATCAGTAAATAAGGAAAAGAAAACTCTTAAATTTATTGATAATGGTATTGGTATGACAGAAGAAGAGGTTAAAAAGTACATTAACCAAGTAGCTTTTTCTGGAGCAACTGACTTTATGGAAAAGTATAAGGACAAAATGGATGAAGGAAAAGATATAATTGGACATTTTGGACTTGGGTTTTATTCAACTTTTATGGTATCAACTAAGGTACAAATAGATACTCAATCTTATAAAGAAGGAGCAGAATCTGTAAGATGGGAATGTTCAGGTGGTACTGAGTATGAAATTGCACCTTCAGAGGAAAGAAAAACAAGAGGTACAACTATCACATTATTTATAGATGATGAAAGTACAGAGTTTTTAGAAGAATACAAGGTTAGAGAAATAATAAAAAAATATTGTTCATTCTTACCAACAGAAATATATTTAGAAGATGAAAATAAGCCAAAAGAAGAACCGAAATATGAAACAAAGAAAAATGAGGATGGAACTGAATATCAAGAATTAGTTGAGCCAGAAGCACCAAAACCTTTAAATGATACAAATCCATTGTGGGTTAAGGCTCCTAAGGATTGTACTGATGAAGAATACAAAGATTTCTATAGAAAAGTATTTATGGATTTCAATGAACCTTTGTTTTGGATTCATTTAAATGTAGATTATCCATTTAATTTAAAAGGAATATTGTATTTCCCTAAATTAACTCATGAATTTGAAGCAACTGAAGGTCAAGTAAAATTATATAACAACCAAGTGTTTGTTGCTGATAATATTAAGGAAGTAATTCCAGAATTCTTATTATTATTAAAAGGTACAATAGATTGTCCTGATTTGCCTTTAAATGTTTCAAGAAGCTTCCTTCAAAATGACAAAGAGGTTTCAAAAATTTCAAATCATATAGTTAAGAAGGTTGCAGATAAATTAGTAGATTTATTTAAAAATAGCAGAGAAGAATTTAATAAGTTCTGGCCAGACATACAAATATTCATTAAATATGGTTGCTTAAGAGATCCAAAATTCTATGATAAGATAAAAGAAATAGTTATCTTCAAGAATTTAAAAGGTGAATTTGTAACATTAAAGGATTATCTTGAAGCTAATAAGGAAAAGCATGAAAATAAAGTCTTCTATGCTAACGATGAAAAACAACAATCACAGTACATTAAAATGTTCAAAGAATATGACTTAGATGCAGTGATTTTAGATTGCTCATTAGATGATCACTTTATTTCATTCTTAGAAATGCATGAAGCAGGGGTTAAATTCAACAGAATTGATTCAGATATTTCAGATACATTAGGAAGCAAAACTGATGAAAATGATGAGACTGCAAAAGCATTAAATAAGGAAATTGAAGAGTTATTTAAAACTTCTCTCGGAGATAAAATTAAGAATTTATCAGTAGAAGGATTAAAAAATGAAGAAACTCCAGCACTTATACTTGTATCTGAAGAATCGAGAAGAATGGCTCAAATGAGCAAGATGTATGCAAAATCAGGAATGAGTTTCCCAGGAATGTTTGATGAAGAAAAAACTTTGGTAATTAATAATAACAATGCTATTATTAAAAAACTTTTAGAGGTATATAAGGATGATGGGAAAAAGGATGAGGTTAAGTTTATTTGTGAGCATATTTTAGATTTAGCTAAGATTGCTAACAAGGAATTAGATGCAAGTGAAATGGATGAATTTATAAAAAGAAATAATCAATTATTAAGTAAGGTTATATTATTATAA
- a CDS encoding helix-turn-helix transcriptional regulator — protein sequence MIDKIFRPKILNRPRIDKMLSQMLEVSVFFISASMGYGKSTAVKNFLRKKNEIQTIWFDNPDEDIDSTWRWIKFCNSIKVANPNLGQKLSAYGVPKNNTDLYTIIETIQNAIRQKTVMIIDDWYDAENIYVNYLIKAIALEEIPNLHIVIISRNKPSNQYIELELKQKCLVMWQDDISYTFEETVDFFKLNGIRLNDEEKEKVYEYTAGWTSATYLSLIQYYNEKTFDNIPQATELIKLAVYDKLDESTKQILLKLAPIDKFTLEQAIYVTENQCSRDVIRALSSNNCFIRYDTESKIYTLHSILRSALIEEALLNSDIIKINNLCGEWYYEKHHDMEAIEYYYKANNFDRVMDIMERNTLVSLTNVWDRIMKPVIEMLSMEQKVNRPVAYLIYIVFYIVYLNIEKGKELLYEFWIIYEMNEDLPYRQQVLGEIAYVETLGIYGDSSKMVQYLKKAYDLLGGRVSRVGENSMPLTFGSPHLLSLFYKSEGSLINDEANLRQFTKYLAKISGGCGEGGDYLVSAEYFFETGDCDKAELFAYKALHKAKLKNQTYIEICALFLLMRISVIKNDASDVKEKYDILTDQYRNFEVPRFFNGTEIALGYIDGITGNLPNMSKWLEDGECPNLQIVFPSRRMKYIVSAFTMLHEKSYIELEVQAEIMLEVYLTKKLIFGILYAYMIDSIAKYKLYGVESAKESLQKAINLAKRDNIVMVFVELSPHIIHVLRELAKEDEFAKVLLPKCERFNDIYQKNYAKSEEIELTPRELEVMKLVDEGYKQTEISNKLHIALITVKKHMASVYYKLDVNNKTVAINLLKQKGIL from the coding sequence ATGATTGATAAAATTTTTAGACCTAAAATATTAAACAGACCTCGTATAGATAAAATGTTATCACAAATGTTGGAAGTGTCAGTGTTTTTTATATCAGCTTCCATGGGATATGGTAAAAGTACTGCTGTTAAAAATTTTTTACGAAAGAAAAATGAAATACAAACTATTTGGTTTGATAATCCAGATGAAGATATTGATTCCACTTGGAGATGGATTAAATTTTGCAATTCAATTAAAGTTGCAAATCCTAATTTAGGTCAAAAACTTAGCGCATATGGAGTTCCCAAAAATAATACAGATTTATATACAATAATAGAAACAATACAAAATGCAATAAGGCAAAAAACTGTAATGATTATTGACGATTGGTATGATGCGGAAAATATTTATGTTAATTATTTAATAAAAGCTATTGCGTTAGAAGAAATACCTAATTTGCATATTGTTATAATAAGCCGTAATAAACCTTCTAATCAATATATAGAACTTGAACTAAAGCAAAAATGTTTGGTGATGTGGCAGGATGATATTTCATATACGTTTGAGGAAACTGTAGATTTTTTTAAACTTAATGGAATTAGACTAAATGATGAAGAGAAGGAAAAAGTATATGAGTATACAGCAGGATGGACTTCTGCTACCTATCTTTCATTGATTCAATATTATAATGAAAAAACCTTTGATAATATACCTCAGGCAACAGAATTAATTAAGCTGGCAGTATATGATAAACTTGATGAATCTACTAAACAAATACTTTTAAAATTAGCACCTATTGATAAATTTACGTTGGAACAAGCTATTTATGTAACAGAAAATCAGTGCTCAAGAGATGTTATCAGAGCTTTATCATCGAATAACTGTTTTATAAGATATGATACTGAAAGTAAAATTTATACGTTACATTCTATTTTGAGAAGTGCATTGATAGAAGAGGCATTGCTAAATTCAGATATAATTAAGATAAATAATCTGTGTGGGGAATGGTACTATGAAAAGCACCATGATATGGAGGCTATAGAATATTACTACAAGGCAAATAACTTTGATCGAGTAATGGATATAATGGAAAGGAATACCTTAGTATCACTTACCAATGTTTGGGATAGAATTATGAAACCAGTTATAGAAATGCTTAGCATGGAGCAAAAGGTAAATAGACCTGTAGCATATTTGATTTATATTGTTTTTTATATTGTTTATTTAAATATAGAAAAAGGGAAAGAACTTTTATATGAATTTTGGATTATTTATGAAATGAATGAGGATTTACCATATAGGCAACAAGTATTGGGAGAGATAGCATATGTTGAAACACTAGGTATATATGGTGATTCTAGTAAGATGGTTCAATATCTTAAGAAGGCATATGATTTGCTTGGAGGAAGAGTATCAAGAGTAGGAGAAAATTCAATGCCGCTTACCTTTGGTTCACCACATTTATTAAGCTTATTTTATAAAAGTGAAGGCAGCTTAATAAATGATGAAGCAAACTTAAGGCAGTTTACAAAGTATTTAGCTAAGATTTCGGGCGGATGTGGCGAAGGTGGAGATTATTTAGTAAGTGCTGAATATTTTTTTGAAACTGGTGATTGTGATAAAGCAGAATTATTTGCATATAAGGCATTACATAAGGCTAAACTTAAAAATCAAACTTACATAGAAATATGTGCACTATTTCTTTTGATGCGAATTAGTGTAATTAAAAATGATGCAAGCGATGTTAAAGAAAAATATGATATTTTAACGGATCAATATAGAAATTTTGAAGTGCCAAGATTTTTTAATGGAACAGAAATTGCACTGGGCTATATTGATGGAATCACTGGAAATTTACCTAATATGAGTAAATGGCTCGAAGATGGTGAATGTCCTAATCTACAAATAGTTTTTCCATCTAGAAGGATGAAATATATTGTTTCTGCTTTTACTATGCTGCACGAAAAAAGTTATATTGAATTAGAAGTACAAGCGGAAATTATGTTAGAAGTTTATTTGACAAAAAAGCTTATCTTTGGGATTTTATATGCATATATGATAGATTCTATAGCAAAGTACAAGCTTTATGGAGTAGAAAGTGCTAAAGAATCGTTACAGAAAGCTATAAATTTAGCAAAAAGAGATAACATAGTAATGGTTTTTGTTGAACTTAGTCCTCATATAATCCATGTTTTAAGAGAACTTGCAAAAGAAGATGAGTTTGCTAAGGTATTATTACCAAAATG